The nucleotide sequence tatatcccaCTGAGTATATATGTTACTCCttttttgagccaattctgatgagaattcCACCTCCCTAAACACAGCATcttatatacaaatatagagtagaaatggagaaggggaagcagaatcaaaaattagaagtagcaatcatgatctcagacaaaataaaacaaaaacggacctaattaaaagagataagggaaactacattttgctaaaaggtaccatagacaatgaagtaatactaAACttatatgcactaaatggtatagcgtccaaatttttgaaggaaaaattaagtgaattaTCTTAGGAGAAAAATAGTAAAACTAAGCTAGTGATGTAAAACTAAGCTAGCACCTAAACAcaggtgcttaatagatattttttaattgaattgaaaactAGATAATAATTAACCTTTCTGGTTTTTATCTATCAGTGCTAATGAGCTAGCAGATGGGCATCACAATTCTATATTGTATTGGCTACAGAAGACACTAAGAGGTGAACTTGAGAATTTCCCAAAGTATAAGGcacaatgaattaatttagatcactgttgcttttctttttcctccttttgaagGTGCCCTTACGGAGTGTTATGATGAACTGGGAAACAGATATCAACTTCCAGTCTACTGCTTGGCCCCACCAATCAACATGATAGAAGAAAAGAGTGATATAGAGACTCTGGATATTCCTGATCCACCACCGAATTCTGGATATGAATGTCAACTCCGTTTACGTCTTTCCACAGGCAAAGATCTTAAACTTTTGGCTCGTAGTACAGACACAGTATACCACATGAAGAGGAGGTTGAATGCTGTGGAAGGAGTGGAACCAGGTAGTCAGCGCTGGTTCTTTTCAGGCAGGCCACTCACTGACAAAATGAAACTGGAAGAATTGAAGATCCCAAAGGACTATGTAGTACAGGTTATTGTGAGCCAGCCCTTGCAAAATCCAACACCAGTTGAGAACTGAACTGGTTTTGTTGGctggttttctctttttttggtttttcctCTTTTATGGCGTGAAATTTATTTTCACTGCCCTTATTTGTCCATGAATGGATTCTGAGGAATGACCAATGAAAAATTCCATCTGTGATGGAGAtctatacaaaaaataaaacacaaagagCCAGCCCTTGAGACTCATGTGATTGCCATTTCAAATGCAAGAgtcaacaaataaaatagataaccatttattagaaaaacaaaacagaaacccAACATAAATGGCTTTGTTTAAATGATTTGGACTTTGAATAAAGCAGCCATCCATGAAGAACAGCACCTTTGgaattcagaataatttttaaaaacaaagcaaattatGCTGTTTCAAAAAATTCCTACTGTGTAATTTGTCTCCAAATGCAGCTTCTTTGATGGCAATGGAGGTGCAGTATTTATGATATTTCTGTTCTGTTTTTAACTGCTGTTATTGATAACTCATCcatcaaggggaaaaaaggggaaaataatccCTAGCATTGTGTTTCAGCATTGCTTTCCCTTTCTCCATGtgttgagatttttttctaaatgttcataCCAACCAATTTTGGTACTTTTTATCAAGCTGGTGGTAGGCAGCCTTATGCTGTTACTGACTTCTGGAGCACTAGGCAATAATTTAGTAAATACAGTAAAATCTCTCATATTGTACTGTATTTGATTCACAGTTCATTTGTCCTCCTGCCTCAGTGATATCTgaaaatatcaaatgaattatCGACTTCGTTTTTCACCTTTAGCCTCAGGAGGCCACTCCTCTAATACCTTTGCTACTTCTGGCTAGGGGAGGAAAAACTAGCAGTCATGGCAGCTTGTGTCTCAAAATGCACAGCTGCTTTGAAGTAAGTATATGTATTCTCCTCTATAGAACAATGTAAGGGGCATCTTTGTTGGGAACGAGAATCAGCATAAGGCTACACCAGCCATTCTCCTATGAACCCTGACCCAAACTCTTTCAGGGCTGCATGGGCTTCCTGGGAACAGTGAGACTGGATGTTCTCACAGGAGGGTGGAATgagtctcccttttctctctaccCATTTCACCTGTGCCTGGGAGGAGAATTGTGCCTATTTCATTCTAGTCATCAGATAGTAGCTCATATTTCTGTAGTGCTTAACACTTTACAAAGCACGTTCCTTATTATAATTGCTCAGTATGGAAGATTTCCTCACTTCATTTAAACACCAGCACTAAAAACAGTTCACTGATGCATTGCTTTATACAATAGACATTGCATGCttttctcaaatacttcctagttcaCTATTCATTTTTTCTAGTCATACTGGGTAGAAATTTTTCTCCATCATACTTTCTTGGATAGTGTATGCATAAGGAAACCCCTGAGGAATGAGAATAAGAGACCAAAAAACCTTTTGTTTCACTTGGTTTGTGAAGTGTATCCTGGCCTTAGTTCAGGCTGCCAGAGATTGAGATGGTAGGCCAACTGATTCTCTAAGTGGCAAGGGAGCTAATACATACTGTTAGCCAACATCCCTCTGAATCTCCctcaaaaagaagagaggaagggaaccTTCTACTGTTTTCTGGAGAGAAAAGGCCATAACTTCAAATAAATTCAGATAGTAAGCTTTGTTCActttaacaataaaaaaagaagttaattttAAGTGGCTTGAGAATAGTGTTTAAAATGATAAGATGACTAGAGAGGAGATACCTATATGTTAATAGTAacatgtttcttaaaaaaaatgagcTATATGTAAATCTCTCCTTTATTCAATTGCCTTAAGATTGTGGCTGCAACTCTCTCAGGTCTGCTCAAAGCCTGGAATTCAAGAGAAGATTGAAGTATTAATTTCAAGAGTGATTGTTAGGCACTGGGGAATGAAGCCCGGTGTTATGTTACTTTGATTAACACTCCTACAATCAAGGAATTGAATCTTATTTGTTCATTTGCATGCCACAGGGAACTTCAGTATTCCTTAGTCTTTAGTGGTTGGGAGAAAGAAGTTCGGATATATTGCACTTCAGtacattttaaaatccattcATTGGCAGTAGGTAAAAGTTCATTTATCTCTTGAAGGGATTGCAAGCTCTCttgtgggttttgttttgtttgaaaggAAGTTACATGTTGAATAACAGTTCTTTGGGTGTGATTAAAACTAACCTGACTGAGGAAACCATGGTGCTGTTTAATCCTTAATAGACtattttaaggggcagctaggtggctcagtggatagagacccaagCCTGGAGACCAGAGAACTGGACTCAGACATTCCGTAGCtgttgtgactctgggcaagtcacttaacccccatggcctagcccttaccgctcttctgccttggaactgatactcagttattgattctatgactgaagctaaaggtttaaaaaaaaaaaagacttctaatATTGGATCAAGATGATAACTTGCATGTAGGggttgtctgtttttttttaactttaaaaaaatatttttaaaaatgtctctgtttctcttggcAGGTAGCTAAGAACTCTTAATGTGTTTTTTgtcattataaatgaaaaaaaatctaagggtGATCTGGTGCATTGTAATGAAAAGTgtggagtttttcttttttaaaaaatttagctcAATAATCCTTTATCATAAGATAAGTTCTTTATCAGATTTAGGTTCTTCAGACCAATTCAGACATGGCTATTTATAGATTTGTATCATCTCCTGTTTCTATAACTTGTTTGTCTTGAcaagtttttttcaaatacaatgtcatttttgttttgaatgtcatactttaaatgaaatttatttttgaaaatttatccTGCTAATAGGCAGCaaagcacaatggataaagatttggccttggagtcaggtaaacctgggtttgagtcctgctTCTAATATATAACAGCTAACCCTGCCCTTGGGAAACTGCAAAAGCCAGTCTGCATTGGTAGAGTTTCTTCACTGGAACTtgctacaccaatgaaatcacagttttaGTCCAAAAATAATCCTTGGGATCTTTCTAGTTTGGACCagagaatgaattaaaatttaaaagcctTTCTCTCCCTTGCCAAAGACTTAGCTAGGAATTTTTCAAAATTCACAAATATTGCAAGATTCTAAGCAAAACTTCAGAAATAGTTTGTTTTTGATAATAGCAAAATTAGCAGCTCCCCAGCCATTCCTGTCAATTATAGATACTATTTGTGTAGCATTTTTCCTAACAGGTATAAGGAAAACAATCTGTCTCCCTTATATTAGCATTGCTCTACTTTTATATCAATCACTTTTATGTTTTCCCATATGGTTCATAACTGTGTAGATCACTTAATAGTGAGTGAAGGCAGAATACTCTAATAGACCACTAGACCAGGAGTCATAAGAATTGGACTTGAATTCTGATTCTGCCTCTTATTACTTCTTTTACCTGGGGCAGGTCTaacttctggacctcagtttttgcatctctaaaatgaagaaacaGTTTAGGTGATCTTTCAAATCCATATCaacctctaaatctgtgatcctgtgaaaaAAGGAATCTTTAGCAAGTGAATGCCTCTGCCTAATTTGGAAGATTTGACTGAAGTATAGGGGTCatagatgaataaaatattttagaactgtTAATGTGTCTGCTAATATTCcttaaatacaaatttaaattaatgtataCAATGTCTGTTGTAACTTCTGGACTGGCCTCTTGGAAACCCTTGAGCCTCTGGTTCTCTGAGTTTTGCAAAGGTTACTTGCTtattataaaagtcattttgctTATATTCCTAAGGTGAAATTTAGAGAGGTACATTTCAACTTGGCATTAAGAAATAACAGTTAGAATTGTCTAGAAGTGGAATGAGTTGCTTTGGAAAGTAGTAAATGCCCTATCATGAGGGACTAGATTACCTGTTGGAAATGTGTAACATACATAACTGTTTCTGGTCTCCAGGCGGTAATAGTTTATCaacatatattattaatatttcgaGGACCTTATTTAATTGCTGTGGGAATTCCCTCAAAATCAACAGATTACAAATTATCAATAGTTTAAAGAGTTGCCTGAATTGGAAGGTTAAAACAGCTTGCCAGTATTCTTGCAGTGAGGTGTCAGAGATGGGGCATAAACTCCACCTGgcttctatttttctcctttacctaCTACACCACCAGATTCATACATCTTTTAATAGTTCATGAGCATTAAAAAATGAACCAGAAGGAGTTGTATTTTACTCCTATATGTATTCTTTCCCAACCTTTTTCCCTAGAACAAGCAATAAAAGCAGGGCTGGGATAAAATTTGCAATCATTGAAGAATATAGGAAATGGAGGAGGAAGTCGTAATTTCTTTTTTACTGGCTCTCAGGCCAGTAAGTGCCCTCTACAATATTGTCTCTCTTCTCTACACCCCCTCCAGGAAATTATAATCCTCAGCTTTTTCGGGCTTTTAAGTTACATACCGTGTGTTTTCTAGACTGTGTTGTTATTGTGCAAAGGAACAATACATTTTAGCCATATTATGACCGCATATTCTTGATGGCTGTAATAACAGTTGACACTAAATATAATGCTTTTAAGTCTTGCATTTCACTACGTATATTAtgtcatttgttcctcacaacaaccctgggagataggtgctgttattatcctcattttacatatgaataaactgaggctatgaggtcaaatgatttgcggTCACACAGTTATATGTCTGGAGCAGCATCCAAATTCAGTTATTCATTCCTAACTCCTAATCTAGTGTTCTCTtgatccactgtgtcacctacctaTGAAACATAACTTTTGGGTGGCTGTATGAAGGTAGCTATGTTATGTGATGGTGAGGTATATCCTGGTATAGGCTAATTTGTCTTTTCAGTTTTATATCTTAGCTAATTTTGGAGAGTGTAATTTCCAAATTGGCCACAGAACAATAAATTTTTGGCTGTAGTAACTTTCAAAGATCATCTACTAAGTCTAGGGATAGGGTTGCAATTTTATAGATAGATGGaatcatcataataatattgAAGAGCCTGCAAATAATGAAATAAGTATGTACTTCCTAGTTATCATAAAGAGCATCACTCtttcaaaaatacatttaaattataaaaatacaattaaattacattaaatacattaaaaatacgTGCCTTTTTGTTCATATTGCTAGACTGGGCACTAAATTAACCTTAAGTATAATCTGAAGGGTTGGCCAAATAACCGaaagtaaaaagaggaaaaatgaagagtATTAGAAATCTTTCAAATTCTAAAGATTCTCATGATACAgttaaggaggaggaaaaagtcaagaaaaactaAGTGATAGATTAAGTTGGATGgtttttcattaaagaaattccAGACCTTAAGACTCCCATTCCTGGTATAGGCTAATTTGTCTTTTCAGTTTTATATCTATTGTGAATGCAGTGCTTGGAAAAGTGGACTTAACCACTTTGCTAAGGACCATTGGACAGGCTTAAAAGAGGAGCCTCTTAGAATTAGCAGTATCTTCTCAAAGCTTTTCCTAGTCAAAGTATTTCTAAAAGGGAAGAATATTGCCTGCTAATtccagaaatgaatagaaacttatatataggtatttttttttttttttgccaaaaataaaaaccagGAATCATTTGCTCACCTTTTTCCCCTCTGACATTCCGAAAAGATGCTCTGTCTTCAATAGGTCATGGAGCAGTCACTTTCTAATAGGGTACTGTGCTTCTTTAATCCTCATCAAATCACTTCACCCTTATGAGCACTGGAGAACACTGATTATGAGCCTCACCCAGGCTGCTggaaagaaaacttccctgagaTGTTTTTCCTGCCATTTTTGTCTTCCACAGCTATTTTTGGGTAATAGAGAAGATCTGCAGATTTGGTGGCCATAGAGTGAAGACAGAAATGCCCAAGTTAAGGTGGGCTTATCTTAAGACTTCTGTGGTAAATCTCTTGAGAACTGTGGCAGGCCCAACTCTCTTACTTTACCAACTGCCTTTCTCCAGTGATAATATTCTCTCCACTCAGTCATGCATCCCATGTGACATTTAGTTATATGATATAACCAGACATGTGATGatcatttcttttccagtggaGCATTAGTAGGAGTATGTAATTTGGTATCAtgagtcctgagtttaaatctctgAAAAACTCACTTCACTTCCCTGAGACTTTTGTCTGTAACATAAAGAGGGtgagactagatgatctctatggtccCATCTAGCTGTTAAGTATATGATCATTTAAGCTCAATAAGACCAACATCTGGTAGACTCcaactcttgcctttttttttttaatggagcttTATTGGGCCACCTGGGGATGGTTTGTAGGATGaggtaaatgaaaaatatggGTTTCTAAAAATGTATGTGTCTCAGGGCAGCTTAgtgagctcagtggattgagagccagcctggagacaggaggtactgagttcaaatttggtctcaacacatgtcttagctgtgtgaccctgggcaggccacttaaccccctttgcctagccccataccactcttctaccttagcaccagaaggtaagggtttaaaaaaaaagaatggattaaTCTCATAAAACATGTATTCTTTAAGGGCAATATCAAAGAAATTGTTTCATGTTGTTAATGAACATAATTATCTGGGATTATAAATTTCTGCCTCGCTCTGACTGGCCTTTAATTTGTGGTAAGTAGTATTGGTTTGTTATAAGTTAAGGACATgtctaaaagaattttttttgtaatgtggTATTTTACTTAGATgtaaagaaattaatttgatgTTACCATAGCATTACATTATAGCTGTTTGATGTGGGGCAAGTTTTTTTCAGCCTGTTCCCACCTCCACCACCCCACCCTTTCTGCCCCCAAAGACAAACAGGGCTATGGAAGGCAGTAATAATAAAAGAAGAGTAATTAATCAATCACCCTCTCTTGTTCTATCCTGACGATCTAAGAACTTTTGACATAAAGAACTGTCTCCTTAGGCTTAATTCTCTGTACTGCAAAGGCTGGTTTTCAGTTTGTGCTGATTTTCTCAAATGGAAACTCTTTAAGATATTCTTGAAATATTCTTGTTTCTTGCATGTCtgacatggaaaaaaggaaaacaccacTCCATCAAAtatgagaaatagagaaaaatgattttACTTGAGCCCTATAGACCTGATGCTAATCACTTATAAATTATGGACTGTTCTAGTTAGCAAATAGGCCGGATCTTTAATGTTTGGTTTTAAGATTATCTTATGGTTAACAACCTTGGATTTTGTAACACTTATTGCTTTTATGGTTATATGGCAAAAACTTAATTCAGTATAGTTCAGGAACTACCATTCACAGGAACTTTGGGAAAAGAAACTTATTCTTAACTCCTTCTAGAAACTTAGAACTGCATGGCAGACATGAGTAAGAAAACTCAGAACTTCTAGGAAAATGCCCTTAATTGTCTGTTTGATTGCCAGAGTAGATGAAATTAAAAGGTAATTGTTTGTCAACCttgcatataatttttttaattcccacTCCAGCCTTTCCCTGGCTATTTTCCTTTACCAGAAGTTGCAAAGAGAATAGCCATGTCAAAACATCCCTCCATCCAAAAAGCTCTTAATGGCTGAAACAGAAATCTGGCATGGACTGCAGATACTGGTCCCCAAACTTAGAGATACTCTAGTTTgctctaagagaaaaaaaaaagtcatatcttGTGTCTAAAAGACTATGGTCTTTTTTAACTTGAAGGCTAGCTCTTATTCTAGGATGATATACCCTTATTACTGCCTAGGGAGAGAAAAGGATCAGATCCTCTTCATATACGTGATGCACCCATTTGGACTTGGCGCCTGATGACCTCATACCCTGGCTCCTGATATGTTACTTACCAAACTGCTAAAGGTAGCAGTCCTTAACTTCTTTGGCAAAATCCTCATTACAAATCAGATTATTTATCTGAAGTTGCATTATTCCTGGCACAGGTTCCTTCTCATATTCTTACTTAGTGCACCACACTCCTATCTCCTCTAATAGATCCAGAGAATCCTGTAGCATTGGATTTTCCTAATTCAAGTGCaaataggaaaaaacaaacaaaccaggaaGGCCTAGTGAAGGAGTTCCTATGATAGCTAGTGGTGATGCTCATATATCCTCTCTGCATGGCACAATGGAAAGTAAATTAGACTGGGAGTAAGAAtacctagatttaaaaaaaaattttttttcaagggaCCTGAGAAGCCATTTAGTTCAAAGCATCTTTGAACAGATATGCTCTACACTGTATCCCTCACCCCAACTCTAACAAGTTAGAACTTCCATTTGACCTCCAGTAAGAGGGAATCCATTaactactacttttttttttttcccaaacccttACCCTccgacttggaatcaatactgtgtattgactccaaggcagaagagtggtaagggtaggcaatgggggttaagggacttgcccagggtcacacagctaggaagtatctaaggtcaaatttgatcccaggacccagtccctaggcctgactctcaatccactgagccaccaagctgtaaCCCCCCcttaacttcttttaaaatatttttaattgtatttttttttgctacatttTAAGTTCTAAGCAGCCTTCCCTTCCTACTCTGCACTAAAGAAGGCAGTGTTTGACACTGTGTGTATATAAAACCATATCACAAATATTtgtattagttctttctctggaggttgttCTTCAAGCAATATTACCAGtgctgtgtacaacattctttttggctctcattttgctcttcattgtttcatgcaggtctttccaagtttttctaaaatcaacctgTACCTTGTTTCTTATAtcatagtagtattctatcataatcataatacagcttgttcagccattccccaaatgatggacatcatTTCCagggttttgccaccacaagaagagctgctataaatatttaagaacatacaggtttgggggtagctaggtgactcagtggtttgaaagccaggcttgCAGTTGGATGATCCtaagtttaaatgtggcctcagacatttcctagcactGTGATCCTttgaaagttacttaacccccattgcctctagcccttactgctcttctaccttagaacaatatacaatattgattctaagaaagaaaggaagagttaaaaaaccaaaaccaggttcttttccttttcccctgattttCTTTGGGGAAACTTAAgggtggtattgctgagtcaaaggtattttaaaactttttttggcataattccagattgctctccaaaatggttggatcagttcacagttccaccagcagtgtattagtggcCCCATCTTTCCACACCACCTCCAAcatgtcattttccccttctgttGTTGCAATCGATCTGATAGgcatgagatggtatctcagtcattttgatttgtgtttctctcatcaataatgatttagggcagtgatgggcaaactaaggcctgctggccagatgcagccccctgaaatgttatatCCCTCGGTgtgacattattcccaatctgacaaatataatgaataggatacagtacaatgaagttttgaaagagttgccttagaaacagactgacaggtgaacatttcctttcctttggccccctttttaaaaagtttgcccatcactgattgagggcatttttttcttatgatcatATATAGGTTCGATTTCTTCACCTGGAAATTGtctgttcataacctttgaccttaaatcaattggggaataattcattcttataaatttgacaaaattctctatattttagataaaagacagagaaacttttaaaaatcccccccccattattttctgctttccttctaatctatgttgattttacttgtacaaaaatattttatttaatgtaatagaaattatccattttccatCTCATAGGGCTCTCTATCTCTTATAAATTCTCCAATCCATCCATAAATGTAATAGATGATCTATGTTTTTCACATTTGCTCGTGAATCTCCCATATGTCTAACCCAtgtttccattttgaatttattttggtaaacagtgtaagatattgatctgtATCTAGTTTCTGTCACACTACTTTCTATTTTTCCCAACTGGTTTTACCAAATAGCAAaatcttatccccaaaacttgaaTCTAtgtttgtcaaacacaaggttattaTAATTACTTAACTGTTATGTCATATTCTGTTTCAGATTTGCCTTTCCATTGCTAAGCCAGtatcagataattttgataaGTACCACCTTATAAGTACcactttaagatctggtactgctagacctccttcctttacttttttttttagttcctttgatattcttgactatTTGTtgttctaaatgaattttgttatttttttctagctcaataaaatattttttttttggcaattcatttgggatggcattgaataaataaagtttaggtagaattgtggAACCTATTGACTTCCCAGGCAACATGTTTGGAACTTTTGGATAACACCAGTTGTtagtttttccttacattgatTTTGAATTTACCTTTCTGTAGCTTATGCCCATTGCTCTTCTAAGCAGAATAAATTGAATCTCTTTCAAATAGTAGCCATTCAGATACTTGAAAACTGTTGCTACCCTTTAgacttctccaggctaaatattcctAGTTCCTTTAGCCCTAATACTGTTCTCATCTTCCTCTGGATGACCGTTAATTAATGTTGAGAGGAATGAGGATTTTGCCATAGGGCACCAAAGTGAAGAAGTGCAGATAATTGTAATGATAATAGATTGTAATAATGATTTTAGAagactgtaattttttttaaaacccttgccttccatcttagaatcaatagagggtattggctccaaggcagaagagtgatatgggctaggcaatggggggctaagtgacttgctcaggggtcacacagctacgaagtgtctgaggtcagatttgaacccagaaccttcagTCTctggtcctggttctcaatccactgagctgcccccgagagtataatttttaaatccGTTATTTTTGATGGCACTTTATTTCATGAGCATAGAAGCTTTTTGAG is from Gracilinanus agilis isolate LMUSP501 chromosome 2, AgileGrace, whole genome shotgun sequence and encodes:
- the UBTD2 gene encoding ubiquitin domain-containing protein 2 isoform X1, with the protein product MGGCVGAQHDSSGSLNENSEGTGVALGRNQPLKKEKPKWKSDYPMTDGQLRSKRDEFWDTAPAFEGRKEIWDALKAAAHAFESNDHELAQAIIDGANITLPHGALTECYDELGNRYQLPVYCLAPPINMIEEKSDIETLDIPDPPPNSGYECQLRLRLSTGKDLKLLARSTDTVYHMKRRLNAVEGVEPGSQRWFFSGRPLTDKMKLEELKIPKDYVVQVIVSQPLQNPTPVEN
- the UBTD2 gene encoding ubiquitin domain-containing protein 2 isoform X2, which encodes MTSPSIRNSFSFWTLLSMTMASIFDHLTIFALGRNQPLKKEKPKWKSDYPMTDGQLRSKRDEFWDTAPAFEGRKEIWDALKAAAHAFESNDHELAQAIIDGANITLPHGALTECYDELGNRYQLPVYCLAPPINMIEEKSDIETLDIPDPPPNSGYECQLRLRLSTGKDLKLLARSTDTVYHMKRRLNAVEGVEPGSQRWFFSGRPLTDKMKLEELKIPKDYVVQVIVSQPLQNPTPVEN